From Herbiconiux flava, one genomic window encodes:
- the moaA gene encoding GTP 3',8-cyclase MoaA: protein MSVGLGIPVVKQAPSAGSAPEPRGAVMLPSDRPDDARLIDRFGRSGTDLRISLTDRCNLRCTYCMPAEGLPFLAPPSLMSIDEITRFARIAVTEFGVRQVRFTGGEPLLRKDLVEIIRAVAALEPRPEISMTTNAIGLSSRAEALAEAGLDRINVSLDSIEPETFAKITRRPFLSRVLAGIDAVGAAGLVSTKINAVLMPGINDDQAVELLEWALAGGHQLRFIEQMPLDADHVWNRDSMITADGIRERLSVRYLLSPDEAPRDGAPAELFQVRERTAGPAGPMLGLVGIIASVSEPFCSDCRRTRLTAEGAVRSCLFSHTETDLLGPLRDGADDREIADLWRGAMWAKPSGHNMNSAGFEQPDRPMSAIGG, encoded by the coding sequence ATGAGCGTCGGTCTGGGCATCCCGGTGGTGAAGCAGGCGCCGAGTGCGGGGTCTGCGCCCGAGCCGCGCGGCGCCGTCATGCTGCCGAGCGACCGGCCCGACGACGCCAGGCTGATCGACCGCTTCGGCCGCAGCGGCACCGACCTGCGCATCTCGCTCACCGACCGCTGCAACCTCCGCTGCACGTACTGCATGCCCGCCGAGGGCCTGCCGTTCCTGGCACCGCCGTCGCTGATGTCGATCGACGAGATCACCCGCTTCGCCCGTATAGCCGTGACCGAGTTCGGCGTGCGCCAAGTGCGCTTCACCGGGGGAGAGCCGCTGCTGCGGAAGGACCTGGTCGAGATCATCCGCGCCGTGGCCGCACTCGAGCCGCGCCCCGAGATCTCGATGACGACCAACGCCATCGGTCTCTCGAGCCGGGCGGAGGCGCTCGCCGAGGCCGGACTCGACCGCATCAACGTGTCGCTGGATTCCATCGAGCCCGAGACCTTCGCGAAGATCACGCGTCGGCCCTTCCTCAGCCGGGTGCTCGCGGGCATCGACGCCGTGGGCGCTGCGGGGCTCGTCTCCACCAAGATCAACGCCGTCCTGATGCCCGGCATCAACGACGACCAGGCCGTCGAGCTGCTGGAGTGGGCGCTCGCCGGAGGCCACCAGCTGCGCTTCATCGAGCAGATGCCGCTCGACGCCGACCACGTCTGGAACCGGGATTCGATGATCACGGCCGACGGCATCCGCGAGCGGTTGAGCGTGCGCTACCTGCTGAGCCCCGACGAGGCGCCGCGCGACGGCGCCCCGGCCGAGCTGTTCCAGGTGCGCGAGCGAACTGCCGGACCGGCCGGGCCGATGCTCGGGCTCGTCGGGATCATCGCGTCGGTCAGCGAGCCGTTCTGCTCCGACTGTCGGCGCACGCGGCTCACCGCCGAGGGCGCCGTGCGCAGCTGCCTGTTCTCGCACACCGAGACCGACCTGCTCGGGCCCCTCCGCGACGGAGCCGACGACCGCGAGATCGCCGACCTGTGGCGCGGCGCGATGTGGGCGAAGCCGTCGGGGCACAACATGAATTCGGCCGGGTTCGAGCAGCCCGACCGCCCGATGAGCGCGATCGGAGGCTGA
- the glp gene encoding gephyrin-like molybdotransferase Glp has translation MRTIEEHRREIIALLGGVAATGEAEELSVSATEMAAHPERYAQRILATDLIAPSSLPAFDNSQMDGYAVLSSDLATASTDAPVALTVAPRIAAGDTFGTHAPGTATPIMTGAPVPEGADAVVQIERADPPAFFDDDGVTRTVAFGEAVPTGQFVRAAGSDVGEGDVLLTVGTVLGPAHFGVIAGTGATSVPVRRRVRVLLVSTGHEIREPGSALEPGQIFDANSSALTAALLAIGCAVTPVPCRSDDAEDLLELLAQEAAAVDLIVTVGGVSAGAREVVRDALGPLGVEFMKVAMQPGGPQGFGIASVPGAGGRASVDRPVISLPGNPVSALVSFEAFLRPALLTASGARTTSRELRRGVVAEAFDSPPNHHQLRRGLVRGDGTLELVGGPSSHLLHSYAGSTVLVHVPVGVSSVSAGDELDYWRIDG, from the coding sequence ATGCGAACCATCGAGGAGCATCGCCGCGAGATCATCGCGCTGCTGGGCGGCGTCGCCGCCACCGGCGAAGCGGAGGAGCTGAGCGTCTCCGCCACCGAGATGGCCGCCCATCCGGAGCGCTACGCGCAGCGGATCCTCGCAACCGATCTGATCGCCCCGTCGAGCCTCCCCGCCTTCGACAACTCGCAGATGGACGGGTACGCCGTGCTGTCGAGCGACCTCGCCACGGCGAGCACCGACGCTCCCGTCGCCCTGACCGTCGCACCGCGGATCGCCGCGGGCGACACCTTCGGCACCCACGCACCCGGCACGGCCACGCCGATCATGACCGGGGCGCCGGTGCCCGAGGGTGCTGACGCGGTGGTGCAGATCGAACGGGCCGACCCGCCGGCGTTCTTCGACGACGACGGCGTCACCCGGACGGTCGCGTTCGGCGAGGCGGTGCCCACGGGTCAGTTCGTGCGCGCGGCGGGCAGCGACGTGGGTGAGGGCGACGTGCTGCTGACCGTCGGGACCGTGCTCGGCCCGGCTCACTTCGGCGTCATCGCGGGCACCGGCGCGACCTCGGTTCCGGTGCGGCGGCGCGTGCGGGTGCTGCTCGTGTCGACGGGGCACGAGATCCGTGAGCCCGGCAGCGCGCTCGAGCCGGGCCAGATCTTCGACGCCAACTCGTCCGCCCTCACGGCGGCCCTCCTGGCCATCGGCTGCGCGGTGACACCCGTGCCCTGCCGCTCCGACGACGCCGAGGACCTTCTCGAGCTGCTGGCGCAGGAAGCGGCGGCCGTCGATCTGATCGTGACCGTCGGCGGGGTGAGCGCCGGCGCCCGCGAAGTCGTTCGGGACGCTCTCGGACCACTCGGAGTCGAGTTCATGAAGGTCGCGATGCAGCCGGGCGGGCCACAGGGGTTCGGGATCGCGTCCGTTCCGGGAGCGGGGGGACGAGCATCCGTCGACCGCCCCGTGATCAGCCTGCCGGGCAACCCGGTGAGTGCCCTGGTGTCGTTCGAGGCGTTCCTCCGCCCGGCGCTGCTCACCGCCTCCGGAGCACGGACGACGTCGCGCGAGCTGCGGCGCGGTGTGGTGGCCGAGGCGTTCGACTCGCCGCCGAACCATCACCAGCTGCGACGCGGCCTCGTACGCGGGGACGGCACACTGGAGCTCGTCGGCGGGCCGTCGAGCCATCTGCTGCACTCGTACGCGGGCTCGACCGTGCTCGTGCACGTTCCCGTCGGCGTCTCGTCGGTCTCCGCCGGCGACGAACTCGACTACTGGAGGATCGATGGCTGA
- the moeB gene encoding molybdopterin-synthase adenylyltransferase MoeB has product MPLPALVSPGPELTRAELLRYSRQISLPHVGVDGQRRLKDAHVLVLGAGGLGSPVLQYLAAAGVGTIGIADHDTVEVSNLQRQTIHPDARVGERKVASAAATVHAQNPLIEVVEHDAEVTPATVLELVSEYDIVVDGTDNFEVQYVVDAACALVGKPLVWGSVLRFDGQVTVFWATAAEGLDRTLDDLYPEQPDADPGETCSVAGVLGPVCAAIGAVMATETLKLLGGYGEPLLGRLLVHDALDASWREVPFGKAANRDSPGARRTRGAANIGEPYSFTKQGSGSSGPATALFERQSTVTSETTPTPSITAPELKSLLEARTRGEADFVLVDVREMYENQLVAIEGAELVPLGQILSDQAREILPPQEKVILHCHHDARSQQAAALLRANGWEDVTFVQGGIDAWSREVDPSAPRY; this is encoded by the coding sequence ATGCCGCTGCCCGCCCTCGTCTCACCCGGCCCCGAGCTCACCCGCGCGGAGCTGCTGCGGTACTCGCGGCAGATCTCGCTGCCGCACGTCGGCGTCGACGGCCAGCGCCGGCTGAAGGATGCGCACGTGCTCGTGCTCGGCGCCGGCGGCCTCGGCTCGCCCGTGCTGCAGTACCTCGCCGCCGCAGGCGTCGGCACCATCGGCATCGCCGACCACGACACGGTCGAGGTGTCGAACCTGCAGCGGCAGACCATCCACCCGGATGCGCGGGTCGGCGAACGCAAGGTCGCCTCCGCGGCCGCCACGGTGCATGCCCAGAACCCGCTGATCGAGGTGGTCGAGCACGACGCCGAGGTCACCCCCGCGACCGTGCTCGAGCTGGTGTCGGAGTACGACATCGTGGTCGACGGCACCGACAACTTCGAGGTGCAGTACGTCGTCGACGCCGCCTGCGCGCTCGTCGGAAAGCCGCTCGTCTGGGGTTCGGTGCTGCGTTTCGACGGGCAGGTGACGGTGTTCTGGGCCACCGCGGCCGAAGGCCTGGACCGCACCCTCGACGACCTCTACCCCGAGCAGCCCGACGCCGACCCCGGTGAGACCTGCTCGGTCGCCGGCGTGCTCGGCCCGGTCTGCGCCGCGATCGGCGCCGTCATGGCGACCGAGACGCTGAAGCTGCTCGGCGGCTACGGCGAGCCCCTGCTCGGCCGGCTGCTCGTGCACGACGCCCTCGACGCCTCCTGGCGCGAGGTGCCGTTCGGCAAGGCCGCGAACCGCGACAGCCCGGGCGCCCGGCGCACCCGCGGCGCCGCCAACATCGGCGAGCCGTACAGCTTCACCAAGCAGGGGTCCGGCTCGTCGGGCCCCGCCACCGCTCTCTTCGAAAGGCAGTCCACCGTGACGTCAGAGACCACCCCCACCCCGTCGATCACCGCTCCCGAGCTCAAGTCGCTGCTCGAGGCGCGCACGCGCGGCGAGGCCGACTTCGTGCTCGTGGACGTGCGCGAGATGTACGAGAACCAGCTCGTCGCCATCGAGGGCGCCGAGCTGGTGCCGCTCGGGCAGATCCTGAGCGACCAGGCGCGGGAGATCCTGCCGCCGCAGGAGAAGGTCATCCTGCACTGCCACCACGACGCGCGGTCGCAGCAGGCCGCGGCGCTGCTGCGGGCGAACGGCTGGGAGGACGTGACGTTCGTGCAGGGCGGCATCGACGCGTGGTCGCGTGAGGTCGACCCGTCGGCGCCGCGGTACTGA
- a CDS encoding VOC family protein, translating into MALRFEQIVVDSENPKALADWWREALDWQLTYQSEDGEDAEYEIAPDAETHPSLLFLAVPEKKTAKNRLHLDFVPEGAADAQATEVARLESLGATRVDIGQTDVSWVVLADPEGNEFCVLRAR; encoded by the coding sequence ATGGCACTCCGCTTCGAACAGATCGTGGTCGACTCCGAGAACCCCAAGGCCCTCGCCGACTGGTGGCGCGAGGCGCTGGACTGGCAGCTCACCTACCAGAGCGAGGACGGGGAGGACGCCGAGTACGAGATCGCGCCCGACGCCGAGACCCACCCGAGCCTGCTGTTCCTCGCGGTGCCCGAGAAGAAGACGGCGAAGAACCGCCTGCATCTCGACTTCGTCCCCGAGGGCGCGGCGGACGCCCAGGCGACCGAGGTCGCCCGCCTCGAGTCCCTCGGCGCCACCCGCGTCGACATCGGCCAGACCGACGTCAGCTGGGTCGTCCTGGCCGACCCCGAGGGCAACGAGTTCTGCGTGCTCCGCGCCCGGTGA
- a CDS encoding GNAT family N-acetyltransferase: MITLRTTTTDDPAFRELEAEQVADVMRRYSSDDPGPSVHGGLAAVVAEQSQGDGDARIPVGCIALSPLGEGRDGEAEIKRVYVRESARGQKVARRLLAAMEEIAREGGTRILKLEVGQMQPEAVALYTSEGWQRTDCYGYWKDEPLVICMMKRLDAFPAAAATA; encoded by the coding sequence GTGATCACGCTGCGCACCACGACCACCGACGACCCGGCCTTCCGGGAGCTGGAAGCGGAGCAGGTGGCCGATGTCATGCGCCGGTACTCCAGCGACGACCCCGGCCCATCGGTGCACGGTGGGCTGGCTGCGGTGGTGGCCGAGCAGTCGCAGGGCGATGGAGACGCCCGGATCCCGGTCGGCTGCATCGCTCTGAGCCCTCTGGGTGAAGGGCGCGATGGAGAGGCCGAGATCAAGCGCGTCTACGTGCGCGAGAGCGCCCGGGGCCAGAAGGTGGCGCGCCGGCTGCTGGCCGCGATGGAGGAGATCGCGCGGGAGGGCGGAACGCGCATCCTGAAGCTCGAGGTCGGCCAGATGCAGCCCGAGGCGGTGGCCCTCTACACGAGCGAGGGCTGGCAGCGCACCGACTGCTACGGCTACTGGAAGGACGAGCCGCTCGTGATCTGCATGATGAAGCGGCTCGACGCCTTCCCCGCGGCGGCCGCGACGGCGTAG
- a CDS encoding 50S ribosomal protein L25/general stress protein Ctc: MSEDTRVTAETRTEFGKGFARRTRAAGKIPAVIYGHGTEPQHISLPGHQTALILRKSNQVLELTIDGVESLALVKDVQKDPVTQIIEHIDLIVIRKGEKVQVEVNVHLEGESAPGTMATQDSQTVLLEVLATSIPESVTVSIEGLEDGAVVRAADIELPAGSTLITDEETVIVGVTIPTEEPDDEPAEGEGAAESTSPAPADAE, encoded by the coding sequence ATGTCAGAAGACACTCGCGTCACCGCGGAGACCCGCACCGAGTTCGGCAAGGGCTTCGCCCGCCGCACCCGTGCCGCCGGCAAGATCCCCGCCGTCATCTACGGCCACGGCACCGAGCCGCAGCATATCTCGCTGCCCGGCCACCAGACCGCGCTCATCCTGCGCAAGTCGAACCAGGTGCTCGAGCTGACCATCGACGGCGTCGAGTCGCTCGCGCTGGTCAAGGACGTGCAGAAGGACCCGGTGACCCAGATCATCGAGCACATCGACCTCATCGTCATCCGCAAGGGTGAGAAGGTCCAGGTCGAGGTCAACGTGCACCTCGAGGGCGAGTCGGCCCCCGGCACCATGGCCACGCAGGACTCGCAGACCGTGCTGCTCGAGGTGCTCGCCACGAGCATCCCCGAGAGCGTCACCGTCTCGATCGAGGGCCTCGAGGACGGCGCGGTCGTGCGTGCCGCCGACATCGAGCTGCCCGCCGGCTCCACCCTCATCACCGACGAGGAGACGGTCATCGTCGGCGTCACCATCCCGACCGAGGAGCCCGACGACGAGCCCGCCGAGGGCGAGGGCGCCGCCGAGTCGACCAGCCCGGCCCCGGCCGACGCCGAGTAG
- a CDS encoding MoaD/ThiS family protein encodes MSIQVRYFAAAKAAVGRAEERVDPAPATIGELVDALASRAQDARAAAAVFDRCSYLHNGRATTDRRTALADGDTLDVLPPFAGG; translated from the coding sequence GTGAGCATCCAGGTGAGGTACTTCGCCGCGGCCAAGGCTGCGGTCGGCCGGGCGGAAGAACGCGTCGATCCCGCGCCCGCGACGATCGGCGAGCTCGTCGACGCCCTCGCGTCGAGAGCTCAGGATGCGCGTGCCGCCGCGGCGGTCTTCGACCGCTGCTCCTACCTGCACAACGGGCGCGCCACGACCGACCGCCGCACCGCGCTCGCGGACGGCGACACCCTCGACGTCCTCCCGCCTTTCGCCGGCGGCTGA
- the smc gene encoding chromosome segregation protein SMC, with product MHLKSLTLKGFKSFANPTTFAFETGVTAVVGPNGSGKSNVVDALAWVMGEQGAKTLRGGKMEDVIFAGTSTKGPLGRAEVTLTIDNADGALPIDYSEVTIRRTLFRNGGSEYAINGENCRLLDVQELLSDSGLGREMHVIVGQGQLDAVLHATPEGRRGFIEEAAGILKHRRRKEKTQRKLEAMQANLTRLSDLAGEIRRQLKPLGRQAEIAKEAQSIAAIVRDAKARLLADEVVTLRTALDAAARSESERHTERIVLQERLEQNQLRVARIEQAQVGDAVDLARRTAFGLESVQERLRNLYNLASQRLALLGGEDAVPDAGPSVTPSMVADSRDEVVRLQAEVAGAQDAWDAAKRATLAARGSLDALDEQIAYQSSLVSKHDLELSKLAGQLESANSRLAAVRGEVLRQQNALDAAVARRDTAQAEFARAEAEAAEVQVDETDLDEGYEFAQSSVFEAEAEIERLRDELHTHERERDALAARTSALTMALDQKDGSAELVGARLDGIRGLVAEHVKVTPGFEAAVAAALGTLADAVLAADVDSAVNAAQAAAAGDMGRVELVIADTPGGAPDALPAALADTDGITPAARVVTGPAGVLGVLASTAIADDLDAARRAWQRMEADGTASAGLTIVTRQGEVLTRYVLRGGSGATRSRIELVAERDSAAVLLEEEGSVIERARFALAEQRGIVQVAKEQSQRALAALREHDSKLASRTERLGRLRAQLEASGAELERLQKSLSIAQDSVGQAEQGAERARRELEVARERPRPVLDVSSRDGLLTELEAARDREVEARLGVETARERVRAEQARTAALERQLEADRAAAEAAARRAVIRRRQIASATAVAEALPAVLASVDRSVAEAAVLLARREAERAEQNEELTALRRDEAALRERLQSITENMHGLELQIYEKKLHLSSLLERAGSELGLVEDVLVAEYGPSQLVPDDDAVTAPRASAALTDDESPEPQGRPFVRTEQQQRLAKAERKLAELGRVNPLALEEFAALEQRHKFLSDQLTDLTNTRKDLLTIIEEIDDRMQIIFESAFEDTREAFTKVFPVLFPGGTGSISLTDPDNLLTTGIEVSVKPAGKKIERLSLLSGGERSLAAVALLIAIFKARPSPFYIMDEVEAALDDANLGRLLTIFEDLRQTSQLIVITHQKRTMEIADALYGVSMRQDGVSAVVGQRVGQPTT from the coding sequence GTGCACCTGAAGAGCTTGACCCTCAAGGGCTTCAAGAGCTTCGCCAACCCCACCACCTTCGCCTTCGAGACCGGTGTCACCGCGGTGGTCGGGCCGAACGGCTCCGGCAAGAGCAACGTGGTCGACGCCCTCGCCTGGGTGATGGGGGAGCAGGGCGCCAAGACCCTCCGTGGCGGCAAGATGGAGGACGTCATCTTCGCCGGCACGAGCACCAAGGGCCCGCTCGGCCGGGCCGAGGTCACGCTCACCATCGACAACGCCGACGGGGCGCTGCCGATCGACTACTCCGAGGTGACGATCCGGCGCACGCTGTTCCGCAACGGCGGCAGCGAGTACGCGATCAACGGCGAGAACTGCCGGCTGCTCGACGTGCAGGAGCTGCTCAGCGACTCCGGGCTCGGTCGCGAGATGCACGTCATCGTCGGGCAGGGTCAGCTCGACGCGGTGCTGCACGCCACCCCCGAGGGGCGTCGCGGGTTCATCGAGGAGGCCGCGGGCATCCTGAAGCATCGTCGCCGCAAGGAGAAGACGCAGCGCAAGCTCGAGGCGATGCAGGCGAACCTCACGCGGCTGTCCGACCTGGCGGGCGAGATCCGGCGGCAGTTGAAGCCGCTCGGGCGCCAGGCCGAGATCGCCAAGGAGGCGCAGTCGATCGCCGCGATCGTGCGCGACGCCAAGGCCCGGCTGCTCGCCGACGAGGTCGTCACCCTGCGCACGGCCCTCGACGCGGCGGCCCGCAGTGAGAGCGAGAGGCACACCGAGCGCATCGTGCTGCAGGAGCGTCTCGAGCAGAACCAGCTGCGGGTCGCCCGCATCGAGCAGGCGCAGGTGGGCGATGCCGTCGACCTCGCGCGCCGCACCGCCTTCGGCCTCGAATCGGTGCAGGAGCGGCTGCGCAACCTGTACAACCTCGCCAGCCAGCGGCTCGCCCTGCTCGGTGGCGAGGACGCGGTCCCGGACGCGGGGCCGAGCGTCACCCCATCGATGGTCGCCGACTCGCGCGACGAGGTGGTGCGGCTGCAGGCCGAGGTCGCGGGCGCGCAAGACGCCTGGGACGCCGCCAAGCGCGCCACCCTCGCCGCCCGCGGCTCGCTCGACGCCCTCGACGAGCAGATCGCCTATCAGAGCTCGCTCGTGTCCAAGCACGACCTCGAGCTGTCCAAGCTCGCCGGCCAGCTCGAGTCGGCCAACTCGCGGCTCGCCGCCGTGCGGGGCGAGGTGCTGCGGCAGCAGAACGCGCTCGACGCCGCCGTCGCCCGTCGCGACACCGCCCAGGCGGAGTTCGCCCGCGCCGAGGCCGAGGCCGCCGAGGTGCAGGTCGACGAGACCGATCTCGACGAGGGCTACGAGTTCGCCCAGTCGTCGGTGTTCGAGGCCGAGGCCGAGATCGAGCGCCTGCGCGACGAGCTGCACACCCATGAGCGCGAGCGCGACGCCCTGGCCGCGCGCACCAGCGCCCTGACGATGGCGCTCGACCAGAAGGACGGCTCGGCCGAGCTCGTCGGCGCGCGTCTCGACGGCATCCGGGGGCTCGTCGCCGAGCACGTCAAGGTCACCCCGGGCTTCGAGGCCGCTGTCGCCGCGGCGCTCGGAACGCTCGCCGACGCGGTGCTGGCCGCCGACGTCGACTCCGCCGTGAACGCGGCGCAGGCCGCGGCCGCCGGTGACATGGGTCGCGTCGAGCTCGTCATCGCCGATACTCCGGGGGGTGCTCCGGATGCGCTTCCCGCCGCCCTGGCCGACACCGACGGCATCACCCCGGCCGCCCGCGTGGTGACCGGCCCGGCCGGCGTCCTCGGCGTGCTCGCCTCGACCGCCATCGCCGACGACCTCGACGCGGCACGCCGGGCCTGGCAGCGGATGGAGGCGGACGGCACCGCATCCGCGGGACTCACCATCGTGACGAGACAGGGCGAGGTGCTCACCCGCTACGTGCTGCGCGGCGGCTCGGGCGCGACGCGGTCGCGCATCGAGCTGGTCGCCGAACGCGACTCCGCCGCCGTGCTGCTGGAGGAGGAGGGCTCGGTGATCGAGCGCGCCCGCTTCGCCCTCGCCGAGCAGCGCGGCATCGTGCAGGTCGCGAAGGAGCAGTCGCAGAGGGCGCTGGCGGCGCTCCGCGAGCACGACTCGAAGCTCGCCTCGCGCACCGAGCGGCTCGGCCGGCTGCGCGCGCAGCTCGAGGCGAGCGGTGCCGAGCTGGAACGACTGCAGAAGAGCCTGTCCATCGCCCAGGACTCGGTCGGGCAGGCCGAGCAGGGGGCGGAACGCGCCCGGCGCGAACTCGAGGTGGCGCGGGAGCGGCCGCGCCCCGTGCTCGACGTGAGCTCGCGTGACGGGCTGCTCACCGAGCTCGAGGCGGCGCGCGACCGCGAGGTCGAGGCGCGGCTCGGCGTCGAGACGGCGCGGGAGCGGGTGCGGGCCGAGCAGGCGCGCACGGCGGCACTCGAGCGACAGCTCGAGGCCGATCGCGCGGCGGCGGAGGCGGCGGCACGACGGGCGGTGATCCGGCGGAGGCAGATCGCTTCGGCCACCGCGGTCGCCGAGGCGCTGCCCGCGGTGCTCGCGTCGGTCGACCGCTCGGTCGCCGAGGCCGCCGTGCTGCTCGCGCGCCGCGAGGCGGAGCGCGCCGAGCAGAACGAGGAGCTGACGGCGCTGCGGCGCGACGAGGCGGCGCTCCGCGAGCGGCTGCAGTCGATCACCGAGAACATGCACGGTCTCGAGCTGCAGATCTACGAGAAGAAGCTGCACCTGTCGAGCCTGCTCGAGCGGGCGGGCTCCGAGCTCGGCCTCGTCGAGGACGTGCTCGTGGCCGAGTACGGGCCCTCACAGCTCGTGCCCGACGACGACGCCGTGACGGCGCCCCGCGCATCCGCTGCTCTCACCGACGACGAGTCGCCCGAGCCGCAGGGTCGCCCCTTCGTGCGCACCGAGCAGCAGCAGCGCCTCGCGAAGGCGGAGCGGAAGCTCGCCGAGCTCGGCCGCGTGAACCCGCTCGCGCTCGAGGAGTTCGCGGCGCTGGAGCAGCGCCACAAGTTCCTGAGCGACCAGCTGACCGACCTGACGAACACGCGGAAGGACCTGCTGACGATCATCGAGGAGATCGACGACCGCATGCAGATCATCTTCGAGAGCGCCTTCGAGGACACGCGGGAGGCGTTCACCAAGGTCTTCCCCGTGCTGTTCCCGGGCGGCACCGGATCGATCTCGCTGACCGACCCCGACAACCTGCTGACGACCGGCATCGAGGTCAGCGTGAAACCGGCGGGCAAGAAGATCGAGCGGCTGTCGCTGCTCTCGGGCGGGGAGCGGTCGCTCGCGGCCGTGGCGCTGCTGATCGCGATCTTCAAGGCGCGGCCGAGCCCGTTCTACATCATGGACGAGGTGGAGGCGGCGCTCGACGACGCCAACCTCGGCCGTCTGCTGACGATCTTCGAGGACCTGCGCCAGACCAGCCAGCTCATCGTCATCACGCACCAGAAGCGCACGATGGAGATCGCCGACGCGCTCTACGGCGTCTCGATGCGCCAGGACGGCGTCTCGGCGGTGGTGGGCCAGCGCGTCGGCCAGCCCACCACCTGA
- the gndA gene encoding NADP-dependent phosphogluconate dehydrogenase produces the protein MSSAATANIGVVGMAVMGSNLARNLASREGNTVAVYNRSPERTRKLVSEHPEAGFVASESIDDFVASLQKPRTAIIMVQAGAGTDAVISELAQRFEPGDIIVDGGNANFHDTIRREKDISSTGIHFVGAGISGGEEGALNGPSIMPGGTAEAYETLGPILASIAAVAEGEPCVTHIGTDGAGHFVKMVHNGIEYADMQLIAEAYDLLRTVTGREPTEIAEVFETWNSGDLESYLIEITAEVLRQVDADTGKPFVDVVLDQAGAKGTGSWTVQNALDLGVPVGGIAEAVFARSVSSKPAQRAAVQATITSRPSVVDVDVDSFADDIRAALYASKVVAYAQGFDEIIAGATQYGWDIDKGAVAKIWRAGCIIRAQFLNRIVEAYENNPDIASLLEDPYFAKAVADGEAAWRRVVSTAALSGVPVPGFGSALSYFDSLAVKRLPAALVQGQRDFFGAHTYKRVDKEGVFHTLWSGDRTEIETEPSTH, from the coding sequence ATGTCATCAGCTGCAACCGCCAACATCGGAGTCGTCGGGATGGCGGTGATGGGCTCCAATCTGGCCCGCAACCTCGCCAGCCGCGAGGGCAACACGGTGGCCGTCTACAACCGCTCCCCCGAGCGCACCCGCAAGCTCGTGTCCGAGCATCCCGAGGCCGGCTTCGTCGCGTCGGAGTCGATCGACGACTTCGTCGCGAGCCTGCAGAAGCCGCGCACGGCGATCATCATGGTGCAGGCCGGAGCCGGCACCGACGCCGTCATCTCCGAGCTGGCCCAGCGCTTCGAGCCGGGCGACATCATCGTCGACGGCGGAAACGCGAACTTCCACGACACGATCCGTCGCGAGAAGGACATCTCCTCCACCGGCATCCACTTCGTCGGTGCCGGCATCTCGGGCGGTGAGGAGGGTGCGCTGAACGGCCCTTCGATCATGCCCGGCGGAACCGCCGAGGCGTACGAGACGCTCGGCCCGATCCTCGCGTCGATCGCCGCGGTCGCCGAGGGCGAGCCCTGCGTCACCCACATCGGCACCGACGGCGCCGGCCACTTCGTGAAGATGGTGCACAACGGCATCGAGTACGCCGACATGCAGCTGATCGCCGAGGCCTACGACCTGCTCCGCACCGTCACCGGTCGCGAGCCGACCGAGATCGCCGAGGTCTTCGAGACCTGGAACTCGGGCGACCTCGAGTCGTACCTGATCGAGATCACCGCCGAGGTGCTGCGTCAGGTCGACGCCGACACCGGCAAGCCGTTCGTCGACGTCGTGCTCGACCAGGCCGGCGCCAAGGGCACCGGCTCGTGGACCGTGCAGAACGCCCTCGACCTGGGCGTGCCCGTCGGCGGCATCGCCGAGGCCGTGTTCGCCCGCTCGGTGTCGTCGAAGCCCGCGCAGCGCGCCGCGGTGCAGGCGACGATCACCTCGCGGCCCTCGGTCGTCGACGTGGACGTGGACTCGTTCGCCGACGACATCCGTGCCGCCCTCTACGCCTCGAAGGTCGTCGCGTACGCGCAGGGCTTCGACGAGATCATCGCCGGCGCGACGCAGTACGGCTGGGACATCGACAAGGGCGCGGTCGCGAAGATCTGGCGCGCGGGCTGCATCATCCGCGCGCAGTTCCTCAACCGCATCGTCGAGGCCTACGAGAACAACCCCGACATCGCGTCGCTGCTCGAGGACCCGTACTTCGCCAAGGCCGTCGCCGACGGCGAGGCCGCCTGGCGCCGCGTCGTGTCGACGGCCGCGCTCTCGGGCGTGCCGGTGCCCGGCTTCGGCTCGGCGCTGTCGTACTTCGACTCGCTCGCCGTGAAGCGCCTGCCCGCCGCCCTCGTGCAGGGTCAGCGCGACTTCTTCGGTGCGCACACCTACAAGCGCGTCGACAAGGAGGGCGTGTTCCACACCCTCTGGTCGGGCGACCGCACCGAGATCGAGACCGAGCCCTCGACTCACTAG